In Apium graveolens cultivar Ventura chromosome 10, ASM990537v1, whole genome shotgun sequence, the following are encoded in one genomic region:
- the LOC141693259 gene encoding uncharacterized protein LOC141693259: MEVFGNSAVAVPTNVIYLSSILGEDGPHSVHKCDWKCENEHVCGNMYRCRLTGLTHICDKNCNQRILYDNHNSLCRVSRQVFPLTPAEEKAVKGVRRKLDAESSSSDTCAFKRRRSAQFHPSPFERSFSSVGPICSPAGDAMDLN, encoded by the coding sequence ATGGAGGTATTTGGAAATTCTGCGGTTGCGGTGCCGACAAATGTTATTTATCTGTCGAGTATTTTAGGTGAAGATGGACCACATTCTGTTCACAAGTGTGATTGGAAGTGTGAAAATGAACATGTGTGTGGAAACATGTATCGCTGCAGACTAACTGGACTAACTCACATTTGTGACAAAAACTGTAACCAGCGAATTCTGTATGATAATCATAACTCACTTTGCAGAGTGAGCAGACAGGTTTTTCCTCTGACGCCAGCTGAAGAGAAGGCTGTGAAAGGTGTCCGTAGAAAGCTTGATGCTGAGAGTTCGTCTTCTGATACGTGTGCTTTCAAGCGCAGACGCAGTGCACAATTTCATCCTTCTCCTTTTGAGAGGTCATTCTCTTCTGTTGGTCCAATCTGCAGTCCAGCCGGAGATGCAATGGATTTGAACTAG